One segment of Rhipicephalus sanguineus isolate Rsan-2018 chromosome 6, BIME_Rsan_1.4, whole genome shotgun sequence DNA contains the following:
- the LOC125756205 gene encoding sulfotransferase 1E1-like, with protein MHETHDKDRVKTNNIKKPYMMVVRGTPIAGYFHPKYIESAMDYIHRKGDLFIVTYVKCGTTWMQHIVYLIQNDGVPPANAIEFYRASPFIEVCGAECMQWVKKPGAVKTHLPLHQIRYSPEAKYIVVIRNPFDVVVSMHHFWFMISAYGYEGSFDDSFENFMNNYIESGDYFAFYRDWYERSSDPNVLFVVYEDMKKDPEAAILKVARFLGLEYERRLLANDGKVLKDVLKYSSVEEMKKYTNDMIHDFYATDFAFKGAEYGGLRKLHEVVHNARGREDGSSASADKIYYVRKGVVGDWKNYFSPEQVKRLKERFQNETRYSGIAKLWPDMGFHE; from the exons ATGCACGAGACGCACGATAAAGACA GAGTAAAGACAAACAACATCAAGAAGCCGTACATGATGGTGGTCAGGGGCACTCCAATTGCGGGGTACTTCCATCCCAAGTACATCGAGTCTGCCATGGACTACATACACCGCAAGGGTGATCTCTTCATAGTCACCTACGTCAAGTGCGGTACTACGTGGATGCAGCACATCGTGTACCTCATCCAAAACGATGGCGTGCCTCCAGCTAACGCCATAGAGTTCTACAGGGCTTCGCCGTTCATCGAGGTCTGTGGAGCTGAATGCATGCAGTGGGTCAAGAAACCCGGTGCCGTCAAGACCCACCTACCTTTGCACCAGATCCGCTACTCTCCCGAGGCTAAGTACATCGTCGTTATCAGGAACCCATTCGACGTCGTGGTGTCGATGCACCACTTCTGGTTCATGATATCCGCCTACGGGTACGAGGGTAGCTTCGACGACTCCTTCGAGAACTTCATGAACAATTACATAGAGAGCGGAGACTACTTCGCCTTTTACAGAGACTGGTACGAACGCAGCTCTGATCCAAACGTGCTCTTCGTTGTCTACGAGGACATGAAGAAGGATCCCGAGGCTGCCATACTCAAGGTCGCGAGGTTCCTCGGACTTGAGTACGAGCGACGCCTGTTGGCCAATGACGGCAAGGTTCTCAAAGACGTGCTCAAGTACAGCAGCGTCGAGGAGATGAAGAAGTACACCAATGACATGATCCACGACTTCTACGCGACCGATTTCGCGTTTAAGGGAGCAGAATACGGAGGTCTACGTAAACTACACGAAGTCGTGCACAACGCGCGCGGTCGCGAGGACGGGTCTTCCGCCTCCGCGGACAAGATATACTACGTCCGCAAAGGCGTAGTCGGAGACTGGAAGAACTACTTCTCTCCGGAACAGGTGAAGAGGCTGAAGGAGAGATTTCAAAATGAAACGCGGTACTCCGGGATCGCTAAATTGTGGCCCGATATGGGATTCCATGAGTGA
- the LOC119396098 gene encoding sulfotransferase 1E1 — translation MPQGIRRFRSGRRVVTFPPMSFQPSHVTGTMHEKHQKDGPSPNSRKQPNLMMVRGTPFAGYFHREYIESAMDYAHRQGDLFIVTYVKCGTTWMQHIVYLIQHDGVPPANAVQFYKASPFIEICGADCMKWVKRPGAVKTHLPLHQMRYSPEAKYIVVIRNPFDVLVSMHHFWFMISAYGYEGSFDDSFENFMSNYIESGDYFAFYRDWYERSSDPNVLFVVYEDMKKDAEAAVLKVARFLGPEYEHRLLANDCKVLKDVLKYSSVEEMKKYTNDMIHDFYATDFAFQGEEYAGLRKFHEVVHNARGPEVGPAAASADKIYYVRKGAVGDWKNYFSPEQVKRLKERFQKETRGSGIANLWPDMGFHE, via the exons CTTTTCCACCGATGTCTTTTCAGCCAAGCCACGTCACCGGCACGATGCACGAGAAGCACCAAAAGGATG GGCCAAGCCCAAACAGCAGAAAACAGCCTAACCTCATGATGGTCAGAGGTACTCCCTTTGCGGGCTACTTCCATCGCGAGTACATCGAGTCGGCCATGGACTACGCTCACCGGCAAGGTGACCTCTTCATCGTCACCTACGTGAAGTGTGGTACTACGTGGATGCAGCACATCGTGTACCTCATTCAACATGATGGCGTGCCTCCAGCTAACGCCGTACAGTTCTACAAGGCTTCGCCGTTCATCGAGATCTGCGGTGCCGACTGCATGAAATGGGTCAAGAGGCCCGGTGCCGTCAAGACTCACCTACCGCTGCACCAGATGCGCTATTCCCCCGAAGCTAAGTACATTGTCGTCATAAGGAACCCATTCGACGTTCTGGTGTCGATGCACCACTTCTGGTTCATGATATCCGCCTACGGGTACGAAGGTAGCTTCGACGACTCTTTCGAGAACTTCATGAGCAATTACATAGAGAGTGGAGACTACTTCGCCTTTTACAGAGACTGGTACGAACGCAGCTCTGATCCAAACGTGCTCTTCGTTGTCTACGAGGACATGAAGAAAGACGCCGAGGCTGCCGTACTCAAGGTCGCAAGGTTCCTCGGACCTGAGTACGAGCACCGCCTGTTGGCCAATGACTGCAAGGTTCTCAAGGACGTGCTCAAGTACAGCAGCGTCGAAGAGATGAAGAAGTACACCAATGACATGATTCACGATTTCTACGCGACTGATTTCGCGTTTCAGGGAGAGGAGTACGCAGGCCTGCGTAAGTTTCACGAAGTCGTCCACAACGCACGTGGTCCGGAAGTCGGGCCTGCTGCAGCATCCGCGGACAAGATATACTACGTTCGGAAAGGCGCGGTGGGAGACTGGAAGAACTACTTCTCTCCAGAACAGGTGAAGAGGCTAAAGGAGCGATTTCAAAAGGAAACGCGGGGCTCCGGTATCGCTAACTTATGGCCCGATATGGGATTTCATGAATGA